From Calditrichota bacterium, the proteins below share one genomic window:
- a CDS encoding T9SS type A sorting domain-containing protein translates to MNRLKFILIESLILYALLFFPGIQSYAQVGSSNSKITTSTMSEAGGEIQSSQYKISQSVGQVGVIGEVSSANFAVMGGYLNQAYAEVQIVAELSLPDTVGGSGETVYVPVFVSTDSAIGIAQFVVEYDSSVIKFVGAQIGGGLSGFSVSQTNENLPFDPTASGANENVLVQISGGGQASFSGDSLEVVLLGFEVVGDTGTSVLAFDSDASHTFLTTVNLSDIRGAALNFFNGSLAVQPGYLVSGTISYFGNESLVPDATVTLDGRTASTSEQGEFSFSNVPGGNYNLFPTKAGELGNAISAYDAAFILQKVVGLINLTPYQMIAADVSGNGSVSAFDASYILRLLVGLIDEFPVAKDWTFVPVSFAINETNWNAAPDSISYAPLNSNQTEQNFYGIVYGDVTGNWSPGGKMLANLPRAASGSATLGWGKIEKPTPGKLTIPLQLQISGDLFAAELKFRYDAAQISFESAESGKSCSDCEMAFNDDHGEISLAMASGKPLSSETELVVLKFKLKDTKNHSGNLLEIERAIFNEGNIKAGALPTLANLDKVLPQKTELFQNYPNPFNPGTEIKYQLDRTCNVRITIFDLLGKEVITLVDKKLDAGTYTAAWNGRDKNGSTVASGVYLYQMKAGWYSNTRKLIYIR, encoded by the coding sequence ATGAATCGATTAAAATTTATCTTAATAGAATCGCTCATTTTATACGCTTTGTTATTCTTTCCCGGTATTCAAAGCTACGCCCAAGTGGGCAGTTCCAATTCCAAAATCACCACTTCTACAATGTCCGAAGCCGGCGGAGAGATCCAGTCGAGCCAGTACAAGATCAGCCAATCTGTGGGGCAGGTCGGCGTCATTGGTGAGGTAAGCAGTGCAAATTTTGCTGTGATGGGAGGATATTTAAATCAGGCGTATGCAGAGGTTCAGATTGTTGCTGAACTTTCCTTGCCTGATACAGTTGGCGGGAGCGGTGAGACAGTTTATGTGCCTGTTTTTGTGAGTACGGATTCAGCCATTGGCATTGCGCAGTTTGTGGTGGAATATGATTCTTCCGTCATCAAATTTGTCGGCGCGCAAATCGGCGGCGGACTTTCCGGATTCAGCGTTAGCCAGACCAATGAGAATCTGCCGTTTGATCCGACAGCGTCCGGCGCCAACGAAAATGTGCTGGTGCAAATTTCCGGCGGTGGCCAAGCGAGTTTTTCCGGGGATTCACTGGAAGTCGTTTTGCTGGGATTTGAGGTCGTTGGCGATACCGGAACCTCGGTGCTTGCCTTTGACAGTGACGCCAGCCACACTTTTTTGACCACGGTCAATTTGTCTGACATTCGCGGCGCTGCCCTTAATTTTTTCAACGGCTCGCTTGCGGTGCAGCCCGGCTATCTCGTTTCCGGTACAATTAGCTACTTCGGCAACGAATCTCTGGTGCCGGACGCAACGGTCACACTTGACGGCAGAACAGCGAGCACTTCGGAGCAGGGAGAGTTTAGCTTCTCCAATGTGCCCGGTGGAAATTACAATTTATTTCCCACAAAAGCTGGCGAATTAGGCAATGCCATCAGCGCCTACGATGCAGCTTTTATTTTACAAAAAGTCGTGGGATTGATCAATTTGACGCCGTACCAGATGATTGCCGCTGATGTTTCCGGAAACGGCTCTGTCTCCGCTTTCGACGCTTCTTACATTTTGCGGTTGTTGGTCGGGCTAATTGATGAGTTTCCGGTGGCGAAAGATTGGACTTTTGTACCGGTTAGTTTCGCCATTAATGAGACCAATTGGAACGCAGCGCCCGATTCCATCTCTTACGCGCCGCTCAATTCGAATCAGACCGAACAGAATTTTTACGGCATCGTTTACGGCGACGTCACAGGAAACTGGTCGCCGGGCGGAAAAATGCTGGCAAATCTGCCCAGGGCGGCTTCCGGTTCGGCAACTTTGGGCTGGGGAAAAATTGAAAAGCCGACTCCGGGAAAATTGACGATTCCGCTTCAACTGCAGATCAGCGGAGATTTGTTCGCCGCGGAGTTGAAATTTCGCTACGACGCGGCGCAGATTTCTTTTGAAAGCGCTGAATCAGGGAAAAGCTGCTCCGACTGCGAAATGGCATTCAACGACGATCACGGTGAAATTTCCCTGGCGATGGCAAGCGGCAAGCCGCTCTCTTCGGAAACAGAGTTGGTCGTATTGAAATTCAAACTGAAGGACACAAAAAATCATTCAGGCAATTTATTGGAAATTGAGCGTGCCATTTTCAACGAAGGAAACATCAAAGCTGGCGCCCTGCCGACACTGGCGAATCTGGACAAAGTATTGCCCCAAAAAACCGAACTTTTCCAGAATTACCCCAACCCGTTCAATCCGGGCACGGAAATCAAATATCAGCTTGACCGAACCTGTAATGTCAGAATCACAATTTTTGATCTGTTGGGAAAAGAAGTCATCACACTGGTCGACAAAAAATTGGACGCCGGTACTTACACGGCAGCCTGGAACGGTCGCGATAAAAATGGCAGCACCGTTGCCTCGGGCGTTTATCTCTATCAGATGAAAGCGGGCTGGTACTCAAATACGAGAAAGCTCATCTACATCCGGTAA
- a CDS encoding saccharopine dehydrogenase encodes MKVVVLGAGLVGGPLAIDLAKDENFDVAVVDRDEKQLQAIKSKYSDLTVIQKDLSDPKNVTNLVKEYDFVLNAMPGFMGFKTAEAILRAGKSSVDISFYEEDPFLLDDLAKEMNVTQIMDCGVSPGMNNILIMHAAQQMDEVETVITFVGGLPQIREWPSEYKAVFSPIDVIEEYTRPARYIENGCQIVRPALSDAELINFPGIGTLEAFNTDGLRTLARTIKAKNMKEKTLRYPGHIEKMMVLRELGFFSKERTVEIDGVKIAPLDVTAQVMFPHWKLKKGEGDFTVMKIIVEGSQNRKKIRYEYDLLDRYDRETDTISMARTTGYTATMALRMIAKGLYAEKGISPPEYVGKYPECVSFMLKGLKERGVIYRETIREIL; translated from the coding sequence ATGAAAGTTGTTGTTTTAGGCGCCGGCCTGGTCGGCGGTCCCCTCGCAATTGATTTAGCAAAAGATGAAAATTTCGATGTGGCAGTTGTCGACAGAGACGAGAAACAATTGCAAGCAATCAAGTCGAAATATTCGGATTTAACTGTTATTCAGAAAGACCTTTCTGATCCCAAGAATGTAACTAATCTGGTGAAGGAATATGATTTTGTGCTTAACGCCATGCCCGGTTTTATGGGCTTTAAAACGGCAGAAGCTATCCTGCGGGCAGGAAAGAGTTCGGTGGATATTTCATTTTATGAAGAAGATCCCTTCCTGCTGGACGATCTGGCGAAAGAGATGAACGTCACCCAGATCATGGACTGCGGCGTCAGCCCGGGAATGAATAACATTCTCATCATGCATGCGGCGCAGCAAATGGATGAGGTCGAAACGGTAATTACTTTCGTCGGCGGTCTGCCGCAGATACGCGAATGGCCCAGCGAATACAAGGCGGTTTTTTCGCCCATCGATGTAATCGAAGAGTACACTCGCCCCGCCAGATATATTGAAAATGGCTGCCAGATTGTCAGACCCGCTTTGTCCGATGCGGAGTTGATCAATTTCCCTGGTATTGGCACCCTGGAAGCTTTCAACACCGACGGGTTGCGAACTTTGGCGCGGACGATCAAAGCGAAAAATATGAAGGAAAAAACGCTGCGCTATCCGGGGCATATTGAAAAAATGATGGTGCTGCGAGAATTGGGATTTTTTAGCAAAGAGAGGACAGTCGAAATCGATGGCGTCAAAATCGCGCCGCTGGACGTGACAGCGCAGGTGATGTTTCCCCATTGGAAATTGAAAAAAGGGGAGGGCGACTTCACTGTTATGAAAATTATTGTCGAAGGCTCCCAAAACAGGAAGAAAATTCGCTACGAGTACGATTTGCTGGACAGGTACGATCGGGAAACGGACACTATTTCCATGGCGCGAACCACGGGCTACACTGCCACAATGGCGCTGCGCATGATCGCAAAGGGGCTCTATGCCGAGAAAGGGATTTCTCCGCCCGAGTATGTAGGCAAATACCCAGAATGCGTGTCGTTCATGTTAAAAGGTCTGAAAGAAAGAGGCGTCATTTACCGCGAGACGATTCGGGAAATTCTCTGA
- a CDS encoding tetratricopeptide repeat protein yields MKRFSLHQLLLIFLLFLFTLPLRAQNQDIDERLFEWVENNSREQLKQRLEKIRSQLPDSPIPLYLEAYLETDGEKAAAIYQKVAENFPDSHYAEAAMMKLGEYFFITKSYQRARFWFDKVVKKFSRSKYAPGASYFSAVCSRMLGDKKKAEKTFKKFIKKYPNHFFTKNAQRAVEQMRSGGKEPVISPEPIENIFQKPEAPPQSENRPFTVQVGAFRDQGNAFRIKEKLASLQYSVEIVPRIVSGRKLYLVRVGSFADKQQAENYGNFLQERFDLSFRVVKKND; encoded by the coding sequence GTGAAGCGATTTTCATTACATCAATTGCTCCTGATATTTTTGTTGTTTTTATTCACTTTGCCGCTACGCGCGCAAAATCAGGACATTGACGAGCGGCTGTTTGAGTGGGTGGAAAATAACAGCCGTGAACAGCTCAAGCAGCGGCTGGAGAAAATTCGTTCCCAATTGCCGGATAGTCCCATTCCGCTTTACCTGGAAGCTTATCTGGAAACCGACGGCGAAAAAGCTGCTGCGATTTATCAAAAAGTCGCTGAAAATTTTCCCGATTCCCACTATGCCGAAGCGGCGATGATGAAATTAGGCGAGTATTTTTTCATCACCAAATCCTATCAACGTGCTCGCTTCTGGTTTGACAAAGTTGTCAAGAAATTTTCCAGATCAAAATATGCGCCGGGCGCCAGCTATTTTTCGGCTGTCTGTTCCCGCATGTTAGGGGACAAAAAGAAAGCTGAAAAGACATTCAAAAAATTCATTAAAAAATATCCGAATCATTTTTTTACAAAAAATGCACAAAGAGCAGTGGAGCAAATGCGTTCCGGCGGCAAGGAACCTGTGATTTCGCCGGAGCCGATTGAAAATATTTTTCAAAAGCCAGAAGCGCCGCCCCAATCCGAAAATCGCCCTTTCACGGTTCAAGTCGGCGCTTTCAGAGATCAAGGGAATGCTTTCCGAATTAAGGAAAAATTGGCCTCTCTGCAATATTCGGTGGAAATTGTGCCGCGCATTGTTTCCGGCAGAAAGCTTTATTTAGTGCGAGTTGGTTCTTTTGCCGACAAACAGCAGGCAGAAAATTACGGCAATTTTTTGCAAGAAAGATTTGATTTGTCATTTCGCGTTGTGAAAAAAAATGATTGA
- a CDS encoding molybdopterin molybdotransferase MoeA, whose product MTHFEDALSRTIAENPRLAPVEVPVTDAMERILARDVISPVNLPPFSQAKSDGFAINSQDSRNKKAVHEVIGTVLAGKFPDKQLQRGQAMEIEAEAPVPVGSDAVAPMDAVRVVMEGARVGILKKIRNGENVALAGEMLEKGELLLPSGTYLTPLEIGMLTMIGIDRVRVFPPPKVGVLSVGNELVEVGKRVIRGRLWDAIGLSLAAALYESGAQPEYLGPVNHEQKAFEGKLKSLAGYHFILITGFSGEKRKTLILDVLKKFGVRWQITNIGMVPGGEVRIGKIKKTTVCLLPADLFEITVFFEAFLTPVLRTMMGFPSLYPMRVEAILDDSLRKKGDYHLFQPAQISFKNEKIVAKKISPLGKGTIFELARSNGFISVPRQVTKAKSGKPVDVILRKLLF is encoded by the coding sequence ATGACTCATTTTGAAGATGCACTCAGCCGGACAATAGCAGAGAATCCGCGTCTGGCGCCGGTTGAAGTCCCGGTGACTGATGCAATGGAGCGGATTTTGGCGCGCGATGTCATTTCACCGGTCAATCTGCCGCCTTTTTCGCAGGCAAAATCTGATGGCTTTGCTATTAATTCGCAGGACAGTCGAAACAAGAAAGCCGTGCATGAAGTGATTGGAACGGTTTTGGCGGGTAAGTTTCCCGACAAACAACTTCAGCGCGGTCAGGCGATGGAAATCGAAGCTGAAGCGCCTGTGCCGGTAGGCAGCGACGCGGTGGCGCCGATGGATGCCGTGAGAGTGGTTATGGAAGGCGCGCGAGTGGGAATTTTAAAAAAAATACGCAACGGTGAGAATGTCGCTCTTGCCGGAGAGATGCTGGAAAAAGGGGAACTGCTGCTGCCGTCCGGAACATATTTGACACCGCTGGAAATCGGGATGCTGACCATGATTGGCATCGACCGCGTCCGCGTATTTCCGCCGCCCAAAGTCGGCGTGTTGTCTGTGGGCAACGAACTGGTGGAAGTCGGCAAGCGAGTCATCCGCGGTAGATTGTGGGATGCCATCGGTCTGTCGTTAGCGGCGGCGCTTTACGAGTCGGGAGCGCAGCCGGAATATCTCGGGCCGGTGAATCACGAACAAAAAGCTTTTGAAGGCAAACTAAAATCATTGGCCGGTTATCATTTTATTTTAATAACTGGGTTTTCCGGGGAGAAAAGGAAAACACTCATTCTGGATGTCTTGAAAAAATTCGGCGTCAGGTGGCAAATTACAAACATTGGCATGGTCCCCGGCGGAGAAGTCCGGATCGGAAAAATCAAAAAAACAACTGTTTGTCTGCTGCCTGCGGATTTGTTTGAAATTACCGTGTTTTTCGAGGCATTCCTGACACCAGTGTTGCGAACGATGATGGGTTTTCCCTCGCTTTATCCGATGCGCGTCGAAGCGATCCTTGATGATTCTCTTCGGAAAAAAGGGGACTACCATTTGTTTCAACCGGCGCAAATTTCCTTTAAAAATGAGAAAATAGTGGCAAAAAAAATAAGCCCGTTAGGCAAAGGAACAATTTTTGAGCTTGCCCGCAGCAACGGTTTCATCTCCGTTCCCAGGCAGGTGACCAAAGCCAAAAGCGGCAAGCCTGTGGATGTGATTTTGCGGAAACTATTATTTTAA
- a CDS encoding tetratricopeptide repeat protein gives MATETYILIGVGLIIILLIAFILIRRRGRKIDASLEYTTALNYLIAGDKDAALDKLRLAVRNDTHNIDAYLKIGDILRERGFYDRAVKIHRGLLIRPSLNVGQRIDILKSLIADYKEAKRFDRALVFADQLAESARNERWAQDLRLKIQEAAGDWDHAFETRKALYKSKDAENKKILALYKVEAGRELASQGKEHEARLKFREAIKLDGGCPPAYLYLSDSYARENRFNDALTELKRFIEQAPDKAYLAFQRFRDVLFHIGNFGEVESIFRKLLEKDPNNEPVRFALADIYERKGELQRAIALCQNCLEKNANSMQAKRYLAKFLPRIGKTDEALKYALELADDLFEQKEKFYACKNCGHVSEEPLWRCPNCLEWDTFVS, from the coding sequence ATGGCAACGGAAACTTATATTTTAATTGGTGTCGGATTAATTATTATTTTGCTGATCGCATTCATTCTCATTCGGCGTCGGGGGAGAAAAATTGACGCTTCGCTTGAATACACGACTGCGCTCAACTATTTGATCGCCGGCGACAAGGACGCGGCGCTGGACAAGTTGCGTCTCGCAGTACGGAATGACACGCACAACATCGACGCCTATTTGAAAATCGGCGACATTCTCCGCGAACGGGGATTTTATGATCGCGCGGTTAAAATTCACCGCGGCTTGCTCATTCGGCCCAGTCTGAATGTGGGACAGCGTATCGATATTTTGAAAAGTCTGATTGCTGACTACAAAGAGGCAAAACGATTCGACCGCGCGCTGGTGTTTGCGGATCAATTGGCAGAGTCCGCCAGAAACGAGAGATGGGCGCAGGACTTGCGTTTGAAAATTCAGGAAGCAGCCGGCGATTGGGATCATGCGTTTGAAACGCGCAAAGCTTTGTACAAGAGTAAGGATGCAGAAAACAAAAAAATTCTCGCCCTTTACAAAGTCGAAGCAGGACGCGAGTTGGCGTCTCAGGGAAAAGAGCACGAAGCGCGTTTGAAATTTCGCGAGGCGATAAAATTGGACGGCGGTTGTCCGCCGGCTTATTTGTATTTGAGCGATTCTTACGCTCGCGAAAACAGATTTAACGACGCCCTGACAGAGTTGAAGCGTTTCATTGAGCAGGCGCCGGACAAGGCATATCTGGCGTTTCAGCGCTTTCGGGATGTTTTGTTTCACATCGGAAATTTCGGAGAGGTCGAATCAATTTTTCGCAAGTTACTGGAAAAAGACCCGAACAATGAACCGGTGCGTTTTGCGCTGGCAGATATTTACGAACGCAAGGGCGAACTCCAACGAGCGATTGCTTTGTGCCAGAATTGCCTGGAGAAAAATGCAAATTCGATGCAGGCGAAAAGGTATTTGGCGAAATTTTTGCCTCGCATCGGGAAAACCGACGAAGCGCTGAAATATGCCCTTGAACTTGCCGATGATCTTTTTGAACAGAAAGAGAAATTTTATGCCTGCAAAAATTGCGGACATGTCAGCGAAGAACCGCTGTGGCGATGCCCGAATTGTCTGGAATGGGATACTTTTGTGAGCTAA
- a CDS encoding GMC family oxidoreductase, which yields MEQTYDYVIIGSGFGGSVAALRLAEKGYSVCVIEKGRRFRNEDFADTNWQLWKWLWLPRLHFTGIQQLTMLHNAFILSGAGVGGGSLVYCAVLYDPPDSFFHDGQWAELNSDWKKTLAPFYREAKRMLGVTQNPRLWKSDELLREYAKDLGREDYFSPTQVGMFFGEEGKTVPDPYFGGKGPKRTGCDHGGGCMLGCKTGGKNSLDRNYLYLAEQLGVKIIPETEATLVSQSQAGEYLVETRRSIGIFRGRKKQFRARGVIFAAGALGTNKLLLESKRKTALPDLSDQLGKVVRTNSEVMVGVRGKNHDDRFCEGISITSSLYVDEVTHIEPVRYPEGADAMFWLSTLATDGGSRLTRPLKHFWNCLTHPIDFLRSRMPLGWAKHAIILLVMQSLDNTIEFVWKRRWWFPFVRSLSSKGTKKSAPTYIPAANEAARAIAKKINGIPQSAVTEVLLNRPMSAHILGGCVIGKDSDHGVVDKCGRVFNYENLYIVDGSIVPANLGVNPSLTITALAEYIMSHIPQKK from the coding sequence ATGGAACAAACTTATGATTACGTCATCATCGGCTCTGGTTTTGGCGGCAGTGTGGCAGCGCTTCGTCTGGCTGAAAAAGGGTATTCTGTCTGTGTGATTGAAAAGGGGAGACGCTTCCGCAACGAAGATTTTGCCGACACAAATTGGCAATTGTGGAAATGGCTGTGGCTGCCGCGACTGCATTTCACCGGAATTCAGCAACTCACTATGTTGCACAATGCGTTTATTTTGAGCGGCGCCGGCGTCGGCGGGGGAAGTCTGGTCTATTGCGCCGTTTTGTATGATCCGCCGGATTCCTTTTTTCATGACGGGCAATGGGCGGAATTGAACTCCGACTGGAAGAAAACTCTGGCGCCGTTTTATCGCGAAGCCAAACGTATGTTAGGTGTCACGCAAAATCCGAGATTGTGGAAAAGCGACGAGCTTTTACGGGAGTATGCAAAAGACCTCGGCAGGGAAGATTATTTTTCGCCGACGCAGGTGGGAATGTTCTTCGGCGAAGAAGGGAAGACGGTACCTGATCCCTATTTTGGCGGCAAAGGCCCGAAACGAACCGGCTGCGATCACGGCGGCGGTTGTATGCTCGGCTGCAAAACCGGGGGCAAGAATTCGCTGGATCGCAATTATTTGTATTTGGCGGAACAGTTGGGCGTGAAAATAATTCCGGAAACAGAAGCCACGCTGGTGTCGCAATCGCAAGCTGGAGAGTATTTGGTCGAAACCAGGCGTTCAATCGGAATTTTTCGCGGACGAAAAAAGCAATTCCGAGCGAGAGGAGTGATCTTTGCCGCCGGCGCTCTGGGAACGAATAAGTTACTATTGGAGAGCAAAAGAAAAACCGCTTTGCCGGATTTGTCCGATCAACTGGGAAAAGTTGTGCGCACCAACAGCGAAGTGATGGTGGGCGTGCGGGGCAAAAATCACGACGACCGTTTTTGCGAAGGCATTTCCATTACCTCCAGTTTGTACGTGGACGAAGTGACGCACATCGAGCCGGTTCGCTATCCCGAAGGGGCAGATGCCATGTTTTGGTTGTCAACCCTGGCGACGGACGGCGGTTCGCGATTGACGAGACCGCTCAAGCATTTTTGGAATTGCCTGACTCATCCCATCGATTTTTTGCGTTCGCGCATGCCTTTAGGCTGGGCAAAACACGCGATCATTTTGCTGGTCATGCAATCTCTTGACAATACAATCGAATTTGTCTGGAAAAGACGGTGGTGGTTTCCTTTTGTGCGCAGTTTGAGTTCGAAGGGAACAAAAAAGTCGGCTCCCACTTACATTCCGGCAGCAAATGAAGCGGCGCGTGCCATTGCCAAAAAAATCAACGGCATTCCGCAGAGCGCGGTCACAGAAGTTTTACTGAATCGACCAATGAGCGCCCACATTTTAGGCGGTTGCGTCATTGGCAAAGATTCCGATCACGGAGTTGTTGATAAATGCGGCAGGGTTTTTAATTATGAAAATTTGTACATCGTAGATGGTTCTATTGTGCCGGCAAATCTGGGCGTGAATCCCAGTTTGACGATCACGGCGCTGGCGGAATACATCATGAGTCACATCCCACAAAAAAAGTGA
- a CDS encoding aldehyde dehydrogenase family protein — protein MHELLRSEVADSYEFVSYNPATEEEIGRIPLQTREQIDVALEKANREFKNWAETPLRERLKYVRRLKNVIYDQSEEIATLLAKEQGKTKTEALLSEIAAVLMILKKIPAHARQVLREKRAPHEMILFSHKKSSYRFEPYGVVVVISPWNFPFSVPIPEIVSAIVAGNTVIFKPAPGTPFIGKKIDDLFRQAGFPKGVLTTIFISDEDASYLTSHPGVDKIIFTGSVQTGTKVMCAAAGQQFSVLLELGGKDAAIVAADADIERAARGIVWGATFNSGQVCASVERVYVERPVAGKFIAQCLENIKKIRVGDPLSENTDVGPMENERQMLLVLSHLSDALQKGAKLLYGGERIGKRGYFLQPALLIDVDHSMKVMTEETFGPVLPIMVVDSLNEAIRLANDVDFGLSAYGWTGSKKTARRMMEELQAGTVVINDATFSWAEPNAPWGGFKKSGIGRTRGIPGLQEMVQLKYVSYDKGNNETNFWWFPADSTLKSLSENSLKFLFARNIGTRLKGLFKLISQRRFVKNFHWGATLKNIHKVF, from the coding sequence ATGCACGAATTATTACGTTCGGAAGTAGCAGATTCCTATGAATTTGTCTCATACAATCCGGCGACAGAAGAAGAAATAGGCCGCATCCCTTTGCAGACGCGCGAGCAAATAGATGTTGCACTGGAAAAGGCGAATCGGGAATTCAAAAATTGGGCGGAAACTCCGCTCAGAGAAAGGCTGAAATATGTCCGCCGTTTGAAAAACGTCATTTATGACCAGTCCGAAGAAATTGCCACGCTGTTGGCGAAAGAGCAGGGCAAGACGAAGACCGAGGCGCTGCTTAGTGAAATAGCGGCTGTGTTGATGATACTGAAAAAAATTCCCGCCCATGCCAGACAGGTCTTGCGCGAGAAGCGGGCGCCGCATGAAATGATTCTTTTTTCACACAAAAAAAGTAGTTATCGCTTCGAGCCTTACGGCGTGGTTGTGGTCATTTCGCCCTGGAATTTCCCTTTTTCTGTTCCCATTCCCGAGATCGTTTCCGCGATTGTCGCGGGAAATACAGTTATCTTCAAACCTGCGCCGGGTACGCCTTTTATTGGCAAAAAAATTGACGACCTTTTTCGGCAAGCAGGTTTTCCGAAGGGTGTGTTGACTACAATTTTTATCTCAGATGAGGATGCTTCCTACCTGACGAGCCATCCCGGCGTAGACAAAATTATTTTTACCGGCAGCGTGCAAACCGGGACAAAAGTGATGTGTGCTGCGGCCGGGCAACAGTTCTCTGTTTTGTTGGAACTGGGCGGAAAAGACGCGGCAATCGTTGCTGCCGACGCAGATATTGAACGCGCTGCCCGCGGCATTGTCTGGGGTGCGACATTTAATTCGGGACAGGTGTGCGCTTCTGTGGAGCGAGTCTATGTTGAGCGACCTGTCGCCGGAAAATTTATTGCCCAATGCCTGGAAAATATCAAGAAAATTCGTGTCGGTGACCCGCTCTCGGAAAATACAGACGTCGGCCCGATGGAAAATGAGCGCCAGATGCTGCTTGTGCTCAGTCATCTCTCTGACGCGCTGCAAAAAGGCGCGAAATTGCTTTACGGCGGCGAAAGAATTGGAAAGCGGGGTTATTTTTTGCAGCCCGCGCTTCTAATTGATGTGGATCATTCCATGAAAGTGATGACCGAGGAAACTTTCGGGCCGGTGCTGCCAATTATGGTTGTCGATTCCCTAAATGAGGCGATTCGTCTGGCAAACGACGTGGATTTCGGTCTTTCTGCCTACGGCTGGACCGGCAGTAAAAAAACGGCGCGACGAATGATGGAAGAGTTGCAAGCCGGTACGGTGGTGATTAATGACGCCACTTTTTCCTGGGCTGAGCCAAATGCGCCCTGGGGTGGGTTCAAAAAAAGCGGTATTGGCAGAACGCGCGGCATCCCCGGCTTGCAGGAAATGGTGCAGCTCAAATATGTCAGCTACGATAAAGGAAATAACGAGACGAATTTCTGGTGGTTTCCGGCAGACAGCACGTTGAAGTCTCTGTCAGAAAATTCGCTGAAATTTTTATTTGCGAGAAATATCGGAACTCGGCTGAAAGGTTTGTTCAAGTTAATTTCGCAACGCCGGTTTGTGAAAAATTTTCACTGGGGCGCGACATTGAAAAATATCCATAAAGTTTTTTGA
- a CDS encoding LapA family protein produces MWIVRWIFWVLALLFLILFATQNATQTVTVEFVKWRSLPIPLWIVMYLSFLAGILVWFAGSIFKIVQLKSEFKKSQRENKMLHKELDELRNIPIEDDSDQEDDLNKELLA; encoded by the coding sequence ATGTGGATCGTTCGATGGATTTTCTGGGTTCTGGCGTTACTATTTTTGATTCTTTTCGCGACACAAAATGCAACTCAAACTGTTACCGTTGAATTTGTCAAGTGGCGCTCTTTGCCCATCCCGTTGTGGATTGTGATGTATCTCTCTTTTTTGGCGGGCATTTTAGTTTGGTTTGCGGGCTCCATTTTTAAAATAGTGCAATTGAAAAGTGAATTCAAAAAATCACAACGCGAAAACAAGATGTTGCACAAAGAATTGGACGAATTGCGCAACATTCCCATCGAAGACGATTCAGATCAGGAAGATGATCTGAATAAAGAACTTTTAGCTTAA